GTTTCCCATCATACCGTGGATGAACTGGATACCAGTCTTGCAGATGTTATAGATGGATACATGGATGAAATCCCAGATAAGAAGCATCACAAAGACGGCGAAGATCTTTCCAACGAATACATCAATCCTCTCATTCCTTTCCTCTTCCATTTGCCCGTCTTCCCTCTCCACCCTTTCCTCCTCCATCTCATCATCCTCGTCCTCGTCGTCGTCCCCAAAGATGATATACTGGACGACCTGGAGTCCGGTGTTCAAGATGCTCACAAAAGGGTGGAAGATGATCCCGATAGGATAGAGGATGCACATCAAGATGACAAAGATCACTGTCAAAACTTGCGTGAAGAAATCTTCTTCATCCtcgtcttctttttcttccccaTCCTCCATATCCTCTGCCTCCTCAttgtcctcctcctcctcctcttctttctcgTTCTCCTCCTTGTCCTCCTCCTCTACATCCTCCAGCCCATCTTCCATCTCCCCGCcaacctcctcctcctccttaaCTTCCTCTACTTCCTTCCCCTCCTCCATCTCATCGTCCTCGTCGTCGTCCCCAAAGATGATATACTGGACGACCTGGAGTCCGGTGTTGAAGATGCTCACAAAAGGATGGAAGATGATCCCGATAGGATGGAAGATGCACATCAAGATGACAAAGATCACTGTCAAGACTTGCGTGAAGaaatcctcctcctcctcttcttccacATCCTCTGCCTCCTCGtgttcctcctcctcttcttcctcgtCCTCCTCCTCTGCGTCATCCAGCCCCTCTTCCACCTCCCCGcccacctcctcctcctcattacattcctcttcttccttcccctCCTCCATCTCATCATCTTCGTCCTCGTCATCGTCCCCAAAGATGACGTATTGGACGACCTGGAACCCGGTGTTGAAGATGCTCACAAAAGGGTGGAAGATGATTCCAAAAGGTAAGAGGATGCACATCAAGATGACAAAGATCACGGTCAAGACTTGCGTGAAGAAATCATCTTCCTCCTCTGCCTTCCTCCGCTCCgcttcctcctcctctccttCCTCCTtgttctcctcctcttcctccatATCATCATCCTCCTGGTCCTCGTCATCGTTCCCGAAGATGACATACTGGACGACCTGGAGCCCGGTGTTGAAGATGCTCACAAAAGGGTGGAAGATGATCCCGATAGGTTGGAGGATGCACATCCAGATGGCAAAGATCACTGTCAGGACTTGAGTGAAGAAATCatcctcctcttcctcatcCTCAATGATGGTACCGAGGACGAGTTGGAGCCCGGTTTGATAGAGGCTCCCGAAAGCTTTGAAGATGTACATCCAGATGAGGAAGATCATTGCAAAGATCTGACTGAAGAAATTGTCAGATTCACGATCCTGTGACGTAGCGTAATCGTCATTGATGACGTCTTCTCCCTCTGAGCCGCATGATGGGTAGCTACTGTAGGCATGGTAGGAGGCTTCGTCTTTTTAGAagaaattgcaataaaaaaaatgatgtgtaAAATCAACTTCACACAAAACTCATTTTCCTTTGGTTAGTCAATAACTTTATCAAATACTCTTAAACCTATTAAAAGCAATAATATAAATGGATGTTGGATTTGTTGAGATTGAAAGGATTATTTTTCCTATTCCAAATTCTCCTTAACATGTATCAAACACAACAGCCAATAAATGAGATGAAAGAAGAGGAGAATTTAAGGCAAACTCATTAATAACCATGCAGATAGTTTTGCTCAAAGCTTCTGACAAGCACAGCAATAATAAGtattgacaagaaaatcaaaattgtgCAACATTAATAAAACTAAAAGAGGAAGCAGCACGAAAATAATCAACTTTGACTTGTGGTTTTTCAGTCAGTTTAAGTTCAACATGTTCCTCGAGCTACATCAGAAAAAAGAAacagatttgaaaattttacaattttctcattttcttaaaccaattgttaaaaaaatgataaaaatatctataaatttgaaaaagagCGAAAATGTGAGTTCATAACGAAATTCCATTTTCTGACAAAATACGTaatatgtaataattgataatgCAAAAAATTATTGCTTCATTGTGGTTTTCAAATCTTTTGCAAGAAAGCAAAGAGGAATAGAATCTATTGGGTATTTTTTTAGCTTTCTAATTATAGAAAACCCACGGCTGATCGTATAATAAAGTCATATCAAAAAGTTTAAGACATAGGAAAGTTACCTTTTTGAACATTGTGAATGCATAAATTGAGTAAGATGTCTGTGAAATTCAGCCGGGggtaatgatttcatattttttttttagattatttgaaatttttgacatttccaAGTACAAATTTTGTCATTCTCATATTGCATTATGATCAGTTCTTGTTATTCAACAGCAATGACCAATACAACTGGATTTGTGAACCCTTCACCAAGACTATCTTCGAGGTTTAAAATCTTGTAGTATCTATTATTctttacttacatgtatctgTTCTGTAGTAATCTGCATtgttctttattattttgtatgattcaaacagaTAATAAACTCAATGAAATCcatattttccccattttttttatatcttacCCATTTCATCAGTGATCGTTTCGTCGATGACGTGGATGTGGTCGTACTCCATGACCATCAATGACGTCTGGTCAATCGATGAGCTGGTCTTATCGTCATCATGGCAGGACTCTACGACATCATTGTCGATCTCGTCCTTGGTCTCTTCCTGGGCCTGATCAACCGTGTACAGGTCTTGGGCGACTTATGGGTGGAAAAAACCCGCAAATATACTTTCAGGAACATCAGCAAAATctgggacccgtttcataaaggacttccaattgttgtaactttgccattatagaaactaccatggaaaccttgattctgattggctgctgagccctgttaccacgGCAGTTGCCATAatagcaaagttacaacagttgaaagtcctttatgaaacgagCCCCTGGTCTTCATTTGGGCCCTAAATTTCAAACGACAGGCATGCTTTTAACCTTGGCAAATGTCATACAATTTATGACAAATTATTTTGTAGAattcatattcataaaaatacGTGATATTTAAATATGGAACAAAgttaatgttgatttgaatgaatgaatgaaaaggcttattaacatcatttttaaaaataaaaatcttaacCGGCAGTGGTGTATTTGTATATTACGTTGACAAAAAACTGTCCTTATGTAACTAGATTTCTAATAAACAAACTTGTGTATCAATgataatcaatcaataaatattcatttaaaatcattaatttaaACTAGAGATAGAGATAGGAATATAAGTATGTTCTAGATAGAATCACAAgatctgatttttttcagtATCATGATTCAAATTAGCTTCAGTTTACGacgttacattttttttaagttgatagTATGCATAGAGATTCTTATGACAaattatttaacaataattcatattatttcattatctacaccccccctctctctctgtttttctcatttccaacCTCTCTTTCTCATCCTACTCCACttctctccacccccccccccaattcttcattcattttttttatattatagtTTCCATTCTATTTTGGGGGTCGAAAATTTCTTAGTATGTCACCATTCAACTATGTTGGGCTACTTACTTGCACTCTTAGAATACACAAGGCTGGTGACCGAGATCTTCTCGGCATCATCGTTGGATTCGACATCAGCCTCACTGCCATGGTCGTTCTCAAACCCGGCGTATTCGGTGTCAGATGCCACCGAGTCGTCATCGCTCTCCTCGTCGTTGATAGATCGATCTGTTATGAGTGACGTCAGcgaattgaaaatgatttaattcagaaagattttattttatctccTTTGGTGCTGAAAATGATCACCATATACCACACTAATTTCTTAACCTATGACCAAATGGAGAAGAAGAACGTGACTGTGTCAAAAATGTGCACAAAAAACAATactcaaatatttcaaatatacaGCTGTCTCGTTAAAATGGATGAGAATGGCATAAAATGGAGTGGTGTTACTTATTTAAATCTAAAATAAAATGGTGACCCCGAAACCCACCACAGTGGACATTACAATAGacaattttatgtaaaaaatatatgctAATAGACTAAGTAGATTAAGATGTTTAATGGTAAGCAATATAGAGGCGATTATATATGCAACTTACGGTAAGCCAGGAAGGCCTGGGCGGAAACGCTTACGTCCCTTGAATAGGACGTAGATGGTAGCTGGTCCTCAACCTTGTTGCTCATTGGTGGCATCAAGAACTGATGACAATCCTGACCAAGTACAGCAGGTGCAGACCAAGAATCATGAAGTGATCTTGGCTCGATACTGTCGGCTGATCTGACCAAAGTGACCAATGACTGACAGGAGTAGTTGCTGACAAGAGTGACGTCATCGTTGTCGTCATCAATGTTGATATCATCTGTCACTTCGTGAATGGCCGATGGCTTTGGCTATGTAATATatggatttttaaagaataatgcAATTCATCATGTCTATAAGTATAAGATCACTTGTACGCCTACATTGCAGAGTTAAAATAACAACTTTATTTGCGGTAAAAGAAGTTAAAACTAAGTGTATAAgggttattatttattatgttcgTCTAGAAAAAAAACCAGTTCTCTGTCAAAATTTGATACTGCATGAAGAGAGTTAGCTCAATGACAAACTAACAATGTTTGCACTTCTTATCTTGTCTATGTTTTATTCGTTAATTTCAAGCAAATTTTACAATCGTAAAACATGAAACGCAGGCCTGTCTCACCAACAAACAATGTGGGCGCGACGTGTGAGCTGAAGCCTTCGATATAGTGACTTGACAATTTTCATTAGAAGCATAACTATAATGTAAGTATTATATATTGCGACGAACTGCTGAGAATGCTATCTGTTTgatttatatactgacctggcaCCGAGAAAACACTCGTTGAACAAATAGTGcaagcgcgaaacgcgagctaaACTTACATCTAAAATACTGAccggaaaatgaaaatttcaagtaGGCCTATCCCTTGATATCATGTAAAGCgtgcgcgaagtgcgagcttgTTGATTTTGTGTTGGCTTGTATGCGGGACagtttgtaatcgtgaacaggaaacaagtgtcatttaaaaaaaaagcaagcgcgaagcgcagtCGGAAACATTTTGCATTGGCTTCAAAAGGATAATTTTGTAACGTAAGCGTGACGCGAGCTGAAATTAAAGTTGATGTAATGAAATGATGATAACTCAAATCTAGATTTGGACTAGTGAATGTGTTATGTCTCCCATTAAAGGAATGGGAATAAAACCTAATCGAATGAGATTTTTTAAGGactatttgtgaaaattaatgaaCAGGGCAGGTATGTTCAGTAAAATATGTGTTATATATGCAAACATAAAAACAGGATATTTaagcttaaaaaaaatatgaacattatGCGTatctaataaaacaaaataatgaagagCAAGTGCGAAGTAAACTATTTCTTGTATACTGACTTAAAAACGAGACATTTTACATGTTTAAAGCATTATAATCCTTAGCAATAAGGTCTAATTAAACGGACAATGCAAGCACGAAGGGCGAacgaaattttcattttaatatagaGAActgaaatatttgcaattcgCCTATCCCCCCCTCTCGGTTTCTTCCTTTtaattcctctttttatttttaaaccctcttttatatttttatccGGGCCtgctttcccttttcttcatttttgtctttttctcctctccccttttctaccattttttttttgctgggcTGCGGTCGCTTCGGCCACCTGTAGGTCAGACTTTGTCTTTCCATTTCCCTTTATTACTCTAGTATAAAGAAGCAATGTCTTTGGACTCCAAGATAcacaattttgtgaaataaacaCTACAAGctattttttccctctttttttcggccaattattctttcttcttaccatatatttttttctttattcagttTCCCTTTTCCATTTCCTTGCTATAATTGAACTTGTGGGAGGGGTGAGTCAGCAGCTTGGGGCAGAGGTCGTCTTGTTTCCGACTccttcccccctctctctctctgtcatcGCTTTCTTGCACGTCTGCTTCAGCAAGgacactttatttcattttctttccctcCCCGTTTATATCCTTACcttcttttctcttcattctctctctatctctccctctcttatcTCTTtgctgcgggggggggggggtgacagaGCCCCTCGGCCCTCATGGTTATGTTCCTGTAATTCTCCCTCCCCCACCAGGAAATATGTTTAGGGTTCATAATATATAGGTCCTCAACATTCAGGCATCAAGAAATTCCACGACCTCTATATGCTCATCATAACATAACGATattattaccaccaccaccactaccactattatcactactactactactactactactactactactactactactactacttctactactactactactacgacgacgacgacgacgactactactactactactacaatgaCTACTGTCTACTACTTATTTAAACATGTACAAATAACaacagtatcatcatcatcatcattatcatcaacaacaacaacattgaTTCACATACTGCAGCCTCAAAGCGCTCTTCAATGACATTATGAAAACCTCTGATAACACATTAGAAACATTAATTCAGCTATCCAATTTCGATACTACCGGTACAGATCTAGATTTTAGTTTTGTCTAGCTACCTGAAAAATTAATGAGAAACACAGAGAACTTagggaaaatatgatatttcatatctGATCTTATAATAAGTTATATTTTCAAAGTGAAGAGACAACGATCAAATTTAATAGCAGAAACTATTAAGAGGTaacatgtatattgaaataaatcccTCACCTTCTTATTCTTAGAGAATAATTTCTTGATCCCTGCCAAGCAGCAGACATTGCTACCCTCTGCCTGATCAGAAGAATAATCAAAACTTTCTTCTTCAGATGGTAAAGATCGAGCTCTAACTTTAAATTTGATAAAGCCCATTATGAAAAGAGAATTCCGAAAGAGAATTTGCGAAAATTGCTCCCGAATTGCATAAGCGCAAGATAAGAATAAAAGTAATATGTGTATGAATAGCGCGGCGGTGGTAACCCCAGAAGAACGCATGCGCAATGCCTACCATTTGCCCTACGTCAACAATGGTAAAAGCGCGCAGCAAAgagattgtgatttttagtgAAATTCgtcatagaaaaaaatgaataattttacaaTCACACTTGTGTTGCTGCtgcttaaccccccccccggatgaATAGACATCACAAACACAACTCAATGATTAATGAATTTAACatacatattgaaaaaaagggtaatggAAATAGTGAGAGGTAGTTCTTAATTGATACAATGTGCCttaattctttattttacaCTATTGATGGGCATTACTTTAACTGAATATGCAACTAAAATAACTTATACTTCATGTGactctttatttattcaactcTCTTAGAAACCATTTCTTCGTATACTCCTTACAATCATTGTAAATCAACAAATGTTTCGCCAAGTTTAAAAAATAACGTCATCGGTTTATGGGAGGTAAATCAAGCTTAAAACTCGACACTGGGTTGTTTAAAATACAATTAAGTGTGatatttacataataataataataatagaatagATGAAGCCCTTGCAAACTTTTTAAATAATCGTAGCCACTCGAATATGCGAAATGACATCGTGAAATTAAGTAATTGGCATTTCTCGATCACGTCGTGATTCAAATTCCTATAATTATCATTCCTAAAAGATTGAGATATATTCTTGAAATATTCTTGAATATGaggttataaaacaaataagcCATACTTGATAAAAGGATAACAAAAATCTCTGTTAATATTAAACAAGGAGTCCATAGTAACTTCGGAAATGCTATCATTGACATGATTGAGGGGTATTGTAGAATTAAATTCTCTTATCAACTCAGAAATGACGTATTaacataataatttgaaaaaatactttgaaactATGACTGtttaaaatgcattaaaaattaATGTAACATGAATTTAAATATAACAATATTAGCCCAATAGTGAACTTTATAACACGGTCAAATAGACAGTACTAATATGTTATGTGCATTTCGCGATGTGACTTTTATGTTCAATTATTTTCTATATCAAGAAAAATGTCTAATTGGGTAAACTATGGGTCGCTAAATGATATGTAATTCACTTTTCTAATCCAAGGTCATATTCCAGTCAAACATGCATGTACAATTCATTTATGTCAATCATATACACGAGAGGTCAGTTGTCaattatttatgattatttgcagattttgatttaattgaaaaataataagtagGCCTATGCGTAAACGATGGATTGGAATTGCGAAATCGCAGTTACAGAAGAACAGTGCAAATTATGAGCTTACAGCTTCATCATAATTACTTATTGGATGAGTTGTTATGATGTCATAGTTTCCAGTTTATATGATTTGAATTATTCTGGTTCATTTTGATCaatcaaattaaaagaaaaaaaatatgttcatatCAGGTTAATGAGACACATCCAAATCGATACGTTCTTAACTGTATTCATTGTGCAATGTCTGCATGACTGGTGACATCATCCGGCGTATTTGGTGGGCAAAAATGGCCGACATCAGACGGTTTAAAGTCGTTACACAGTGGGCAATCCCTGTTGTGGCCCTGCAATGTTCGAGTTGAGATTCCGTTGACCGATTCGTAGCCTGATGTATTCGTATTCGACCCACTGGACACCCGTTCTATAGGTATGGTCGACAACGAAACCGTGGATGACGACCCATGAAGCTTTTCTAAACGGGTTTGCGTCGAGTCATCGATGATATCGTAAAGACCGTCACTGCGTAAGATGTATTTCGAGCTTGGTTGTGTCGTTGATGAGGTGATGTTTACAAGATGGGCACAGTGAGTTGTTGGAAGGAACTGATCAAAATCAATTGGCGATGGAAGTCGACTTTCGGGAGAGGACCCGGTGTTGTTGGTCCCATCGTTGCTCTTCCCTAGTCGCCGAGATAATTGCTGTTTTCGCTTAGAAGCAAGTTTGTTAAGAATCACCCTTTCGCGAGGAGAAACATTACTCGGAGTTTTCAAGGGTGCAGAAGGCGAGGGTACGAGAGGCATGAGTCGCTGTTTCGAAGATTCGACAACCGACATCAAAGAGTCCGTCTTGACGTCCGAAGTCGATGATGAATGCGGTGTCGAATATTTAAGACAACCGATCGGCCATCGGATTGCGCGAGCCATCCGGGCATTCTCTCTCGCTCTACTATGACTGAATGGAACGCTCCCAACTTGAAGAGATCCAATGAATGCCGACGTTGGACATTGGTAAAGTGAGCTACTACTCGACTTTACGCTGTGCGCGTCGCATTCCTCTTCCCTTTGTTCTTGCGTGTGAAACCCGTCACGCAACGGTAGTGTTGGCGCGTTTGTGGGGGACTTGTCATCTTCGCCTTTATTTTTTGACTTTCTTCTCTTTCCAGGTTTCCAGCATCTCATACCAGTGCCTTTCAATCGCTTCCAAGAGTCTCTATCTCGGGCCTCGACGGTCAATCCGCACTCTTCGACTCGAATTCTGGGCAAGAAAGGAGTGTTGTTGTGCGACAACTTCGGCTTAGACGGTGACGATGCCCCTTCGCCCCCAACTTCTAAAAGGGACAGTTTGGTGTCCAAATTGCAACCACCATAAGCCGATCTCAGTTCCGATTTCATCGCCATTATTCGAAATAATGCATCCAAGGTTACCATATGTCTAATTGATGAGATTCCTCTCTACATAATGAAATTATGATCCATGGACAGAAATTTAGTCGATCAGTCGTAAAATTGACTTTTAAAAACTCCCCAACAAACGCCGAAATGCCCAAGCGTTGGTTCTCTGTTCTGCCGTCTTTCAAGTGACCGCCGATCAGTTTAACTCAatgaaatcttattttgatCCTCTTATTTGCATTATTTAGAAATCAAGTCATCTTTATGGAAAAGATATCAGCTAAGACGCGTTGATTTCCGTTAAGTATCGTCCAAAGTATCATTTGATTAGATGGTACATAAGATGGTACATACAATTAGATAACCGTAAATGTGATGATAATAACCATATAAACATCAAAACAAATACTGATCAAATGTGTTATTAATTGTTCACGATTGAGATTATCACTTCAAGGTGTCGGATTCGAGTGTTTTGATCGCTAAAATCATATCATCATATTATAATTAAAGGCATTATCAGTCCGAAGCCACTTAGACTCTGATCCATCCACTGTCAATACCTTGCATGATTATTAACGAATAGTCATTTTCATTAAAGGTTGATGCTGTATGACAAACATTTGTCTTTCAAAGAGATATCACTGCGTCGAAGAGAGGCTAGATCGATCTCTCAGTTTGTCACGAAGTAACGAAAGTCTGGCAAACAAATCTGCTTCACCTGAGCAAATATCGCCATGATGTCACGCAATTGTTTGTATGTATGTGTCATGATGTTGCCAGAATACAATAATGATGTCCCCCAGGACTGCTGGACTGTCTTCGGTCTATCATGAACGGCAGCTTGCATGCGCTCTCTTTTCCGGTGAACTCAGATTAGTCGCTTTCATCACATTCATGCCATTGCCTGGAGTCgagagaatgaaagagaaaTGCATTATCATTTCATAAGTAATTGTACATTATATGATATATCATCCAAATCAAATGACTATAAATATAATGATTTAATGACACATGGTGTTTCCAATACAGATCACAAATCTCGTTAATTCTAAATATATTCACGATATTTTGACTGAAAAATAAGACTCCTTTtgtaataaatgaaagtaaCTTTAATATGAAAAGTTTgggtttgttaaaaataagctaAATTTCCTTGGTACGTTGGTGTTTATTGTCTCTCATTTCAGATTTTACTCCACGAAAAAATGTATAtctctaaaggccaccgcacaccttacaactattcgcgatccgattttggaacaaatcgcactttgctaattttctgaaaatgtgaatggaacatatcattttatttgaggttaaaattgattgaaagaatactaatataaccattttgaaagattgcaaaccgttattttggagtaaaggccaaattagtttcaaatcgtagccaatcgtacgactgctatgacgtcattacgactagatattaaattcgcgtTTAgactaagaaggatgatagcatagtcacagatttgaacataggtattcgtaggatgatttcgaacattacacagtaagatattccaattctcaatattagcatcaaattctagaacattttattctgaaatcaggtCGCGGACCAATCGAAAGGTGcttgtgcggtcgcctttacaCGATCCTATTGACACCGGAGCATgcactgaattgtcaagaatgGCTAAGGTGTTAAAGATTTAATGCTTAAAATCCCCCTATTTTTATTCCCCTTTAAGGCGACACCTGCAACTGAGGCCCATCCGCACCCCTTGATCCGTGGAATATACATCCAcattatgaattattaaacATATTAAAAGTATCATGAAGAA
This genomic window from Lytechinus variegatus isolate NC3 chromosome 10, Lvar_3.0, whole genome shotgun sequence contains:
- the LOC121423341 gene encoding uncharacterized protein LOC121423341, translating into MEDGEEKEDEDEEDFFTQVLTVIFVILMCILYPIGIIFHPFVSILNTGLQVVQYIIFGDDDEDEDDEMEEERVEREDGQMEEERNERIDVFVGKIFAVFVMLLIWDFIHVSIYNICKTGIQFIHGMMGNGYVEEERALVVFGETGDHTHQGPHPGSALNNLWAFIRHAFHSIFHTEHAEVQLGQVKEDEEEKEEEGGIVFVGTIYAVFVALFVWDFIRSAITSFYPTNQHPARPGDHGEE
- the LOC121422683 gene encoding protein Ycf2-like, which gives rise to MGFIKFKVRARSLPSEEESFDYSSDQAEGSNVCCLAGIKKLFSKNKKPKPSAIHEVTDDINIDDDNDDVTLVSNYSCQSLVTLVRSADSIEPRSLHDSWSAPAVLGQDCHQFLMPPMSNKVEDQLPSTSYSRDVSVSAQAFLAYHRSINDEESDDDSVASDTEYAGFENDHGSEADVESNDDAEKISVTSLVYSKSAIAQDLYTVDQAQEETKDEIDNDVVESCHDDDKTSSSIDQTSLMVMEYDHIHVIDETITDEMDEASYHAYSSYPSCGSEGEDVINDDYATSQDRESDNFFSQIFAMIFLIWMYIFKAFGSLYQTGLQLVLGTIIEDEEEEDDFFTQVLTVIFAIWMCILQPIGIIFHPFVSIFNTGLQVVQYVIFGNDDEDQEDDDMEEEEENKEEGEEEEAERRKAEEEDDFFTQVLTVIFVILMCILLPFGIIFHPFVSIFNTGFQVVQYVIFGDDDEDEDDEMEEGKEEEECNEEEEVGGEVEEGLDDAEEEDEEEEEEEHEEAEDVEEEEEEDFFTQVLTVIFVILMCIFHPIGIIFHPFVSIFNTGLQVVQYIIFGDDDEDDEMEEGKEVEEVKEEEEVGGGQGGERERRGGGGGQ
- the LOC121423033 gene encoding uncharacterized protein LOC121423033 is translated as MVTLDALFRIMAMKSELRSAYGGCNLDTKLSLLEVGGEGASSPSKPKLSHNNTPFLPRIRVEECGLTVEARDRDSWKRLKGTGMRCWKPGKRRKSKNKGEDDKSPTNAPTLPLRDGFHTQEQREEECDAHSVKSSSSSLYQCPTSAFIGSLQVGSVPFSHSRARENARMARAIRWPIGCLKYSTPHSSSTSDVKTDSLMSVVESSKQRLMPLVPSPSAPLKTPSNVSPRERVILNKLASKRKQQLSRRLGKSNDGTNNTGSSPESRLPSPIDFDQFLPTTHCAHLVNITSSTTQPSSKYILRSDGLYDIIDDSTQTRLEKLHGSSSTVSLSTIPIERVSSGSNTNTSGYESVNGISTRTLQGHNRDCPLCNDFKPSDVGHFCPPNTPDDVTSHADIAQ